One genomic window of Gracilinema caldarium DSM 7334 includes the following:
- a CDS encoding type IV toxin-antitoxin system AbiEi family antitoxin domain-containing protein yields MKFEKLLEVFSSQPYFDYPSVRLHFQNEKDHTSRTALSRFVKRGVLHELKRGFYAFSGPYRTRPLNPLQLAQALYAPSYVSELWALSWYGIIPEKVTLITSITTRVTRTFKNILGEYRYRTIDRRFFHSWQTEEILSEKVRIATPEKALLDLWYLEKGEWTVERMESMRFEPRLIDAEKLYALAKNYPPRLIRAVKSWVIYAEQTAKGEIIL; encoded by the coding sequence ATGAAGTTCGAAAAACTTTTGGAAGTGTTTTCCAGCCAACCATATTTTGATTATCCTTCTGTACGACTTCATTTTCAGAATGAAAAGGATCACACATCCAGGACTGCCCTCAGCCGCTTTGTAAAACGAGGAGTTTTGCACGAACTGAAACGCGGATTCTATGCATTCTCCGGGCCATACCGGACACGGCCGCTCAATCCCCTACAGCTGGCTCAAGCACTGTATGCGCCTTCCTATGTTTCAGAACTGTGGGCTCTCTCCTGGTATGGGATTATCCCTGAAAAAGTGACCCTCATAACCAGTATTACGACCAGGGTTACCCGGACTTTTAAAAATATACTTGGGGAATATCGGTACAGAACGATCGACCGGCGCTTCTTTCATTCCTGGCAGACCGAGGAAATTCTTTCGGAAAAAGTTCGAATTGCCACTCCCGAAAAGGCATTACTCGATCTCTGGTATCTTGAGAAGGGGGAATGGACCGTTGAGCGCATGGAGTCGATGCGCTTTGAACCGCGCCTTATCGACGCAGAAAAACTGTATGCACTGGCTAAAAATTATCCACCCCGTTTGATTAGGGCTGTAAAATCGTGGGTAATCTATGCTGAACAGACAGCTAAAGGGGAGATAATACTATGA
- a CDS encoding nucleotidyl transferase AbiEii/AbiGii toxin family protein, whose product MKEEAIRFAQRTADPTGKLNMLREYVQAQALHSFHESRAFEALSFVGGTALRFLFDLPRYSEDLDFSLEIPQSYAPEAWMAKLKRDLMFQNFDVEISWNSTKPIHTGWIRIAGIMKDAGLSARPEQKLSIKIEIDTNPPPGAVTMIRLVNRHALFAVRHHDLPSLMAGKLNALITRPFTKGRDWYDAVWYLSKIPPIDPNTVLLSSALKQFGIIYKDDWRSLLREKLRNTDFGAVRTDVRPFLERPEDANYLTQEYLEHLLG is encoded by the coding sequence ATGAAAGAAGAAGCGATACGTTTCGCACAAAGAACTGCGGATCCCACGGGTAAGCTCAATATGTTGCGAGAATATGTTCAGGCCCAGGCCCTGCACAGTTTTCATGAATCGCGGGCCTTTGAGGCCCTATCCTTTGTAGGCGGCACCGCCCTTCGATTCCTGTTCGACTTGCCTCGCTATTCAGAAGACCTCGATTTTTCGCTCGAAATCCCACAAAGCTATGCCCCTGAAGCCTGGATGGCAAAACTAAAAAGAGATCTCATGTTTCAAAATTTCGATGTTGAAATAAGTTGGAATTCAACAAAGCCTATACATACAGGATGGATCAGGATTGCAGGCATTATGAAAGATGCTGGATTGTCAGCCAGGCCTGAACAGAAGCTTTCAATCAAGATCGAAATTGATACTAATCCTCCCCCAGGGGCCGTCACCATGATACGATTGGTCAACCGGCATGCACTCTTTGCCGTCCGACATCATGATCTTCCTTCGCTTATGGCAGGCAAACTAAACGCACTCATCACGAGGCCCTTTACGAAAGGCCGGGATTGGTACGATGCCGTTTGGTACTTAAGCAAAATTCCACCCATTGATCCCAATACAGTGTTGCTCAGCTCTGCTCTGAAGCAATTTGGTATCATTTATAAAGATGACTGGCGCTCACTTTTACGAGAAAAACTACGAAACACTGATTTTGGTGCTGTGAGAACGGATGTGCGGCCTTTCCTTGAAAGACCGGAAGATGCAAATTATCTGACACAAGAATATCTTGAACATCTGCTTGGATAG
- a CDS encoding MFS transporter, translating into MMKNRSVKIDELLGTLLAPYQGLGPSLWSMFFATMINRFGDFVSSFLALYLSRVLGFDAARTGLTISLVFTASMAGSLLSGWVADRIGRKKALLLFQSTVAFINLIVSFYVQTSWAPWLIVFASLFRGGGRPLIGAVLTDLAPANKRKEVFGLQYWSINVGVALGPLVAAVLFERSIPWLFRGDALTTLISVVLIARGVEMPLEAHVASSLEHHDDRGALRAFVSRPILLAFAGLALLSSLTYSQTGFGLPMTVSQVMGQAGPRSMGYLMSLNAVVVILFSIPIARLLRSWTPLLCMSFSGLFYVIGFGMLALPLAFSGFALSTVIWTTGEIVSSINMGVFLARHSPANWRASFQSFMGVCYSAGWVFGPLIGGWLLKGGNYALLWLATAAVCLLWALLAFAVDRWDRRILAYEA; encoded by the coding sequence ATGATGAAAAACAGATCAGTTAAGATTGATGAACTACTGGGCACATTGCTGGCTCCCTATCAGGGTTTAGGACCCTCTCTGTGGTCCATGTTTTTTGCCACCATGATTAATCGTTTCGGGGATTTTGTTAGTTCTTTTTTAGCTCTCTATCTTTCCCGGGTCCTGGGTTTTGATGCAGCCCGTACGGGCCTTACCATATCGCTGGTGTTTACTGCCTCCATGGCGGGGTCCCTCCTTTCCGGCTGGGTCGCCGACCGGATTGGCAGAAAAAAAGCCCTCCTACTGTTCCAGAGCACCGTGGCATTCATCAATCTGATAGTAAGTTTTTATGTACAAACCTCATGGGCCCCATGGCTGATTGTTTTTGCCAGCCTGTTCCGGGGCGGGGGACGGCCCCTTATCGGTGCGGTGCTGACGGATTTGGCTCCGGCGAATAAACGGAAAGAGGTATTTGGCCTCCAGTATTGGTCCATCAATGTGGGGGTGGCCTTGGGGCCCCTGGTGGCGGCGGTCCTCTTTGAACGGTCCATACCCTGGCTGTTCCGGGGTGATGCGCTGACTACCCTGATCTCGGTGGTGCTTATTGCCCGGGGTGTTGAGATGCCTTTAGAGGCCCATGTCGCTTCTTCCCTGGAACATCATGATGATCGGGGTGCCCTACGGGCCTTTGTGTCCCGGCCCATACTGTTGGCCTTTGCGGGGCTGGCGTTGCTGTCGAGCCTTACCTATTCACAGACTGGCTTTGGCCTTCCCATGACGGTCTCCCAGGTTATGGGGCAGGCCGGTCCCCGTTCCATGGGGTACCTTATGTCGTTGAATGCGGTGGTGGTGATTCTCTTTTCCATACCCATCGCTCGCCTGCTCCGTTCCTGGACACCCTTGCTCTGCATGTCCTTTTCGGGGCTCTTTTATGTTATCGGCTTTGGCATGCTGGCTTTGCCGCTGGCTTTTTCGGGTTTTGCCCTTTCCACGGTGATTTGGACCACCGGTGAAATAGTGTCATCGATCAACATGGGGGTCTTCCTTGCCAGACATTCACCGGCGAATTGGCGGGCTTCTTTCCAGTCCTTTATGGGGGTCTGCTATTCTGCGGGCTGGGTCTTCGGGCCCCTGATTGGGGGCTGGCTTTTAAAGGGCGGTAACTATGCTTTGCTTTGGCTTGCGACTGCCGCAGTATGCCTTTTATGGGCCCTGCTTGCCTTCGCAGTGGACCGGTGGGATCGGAGGATATTAGCCTATGAAGCGTAA
- a CDS encoding HD domain-containing protein: MKRKFHDGEGRLFRNRLKDQASSGGQAFHPKQAVPVAETGAELQPAEAQTASPPAKAHATATQATEAMLRSFIRMMDLKGLYRQGWLKRGVPENRAESVADHSFGTALLALLLAEQLKASPEFLGLNSHRCIEMALVHELGEVYVGDITPVDGVSREEKYVREREAFIKVVEGLPNRDRLIELWEDFEAGRSSEARFVRQLDRLEMGLQAALLKAEGYQRMDEFLESAHRTVSEPTLKALLNLAETKTGGTTI, encoded by the coding sequence ATGAAGCGTAAATTCCATGATGGGGAGGGAAGGCTTTTCAGAAACCGCCTGAAGGACCAGGCTTCTTCCGGAGGCCAAGCCTTTCACCCGAAGCAAGCGGTGCCTGTGGCCGAAACTGGTGCCGAATTACAACCTGCCGAAGCCCAAACTGCATCCCCGCCTGCCAAAGCCCATGCGACCGCTACCCAGGCTACTGAAGCAATGCTGCGTTCCTTTATCCGGATGATGGACCTGAAGGGCCTGTATCGGCAGGGCTGGCTCAAACGGGGGGTGCCTGAAAACCGGGCCGAGTCGGTGGCGGACCATAGCTTTGGTACGGCCCTTCTGGCTCTGCTTCTGGCGGAACAGCTTAAGGCAAGCCCGGAATTTCTGGGCCTCAATTCCCATCGATGCATTGAAATGGCCCTGGTGCATGAGTTGGGAGAGGTCTATGTAGGGGATATTACCCCTGTGGATGGGGTGTCCAGGGAAGAAAAATATGTACGGGAGCGGGAAGCTTTTATAAAAGTCGTGGAGGGCCTCCCCAATCGGGATCGGCTCATCGAACTCTGGGAGGATTTTGAAGCTGGTAGGAGCTCAGAAGCCCGTTTTGTCCGCCAGCTCGATCGGCTCGAAATGGGGTTGCAGGCGGCTCTCCTTAAAGCAGAGGGCTACCAGCGGATGGATGAATTCCTGGAGAGCGCTCACCGGACGGTTTCGGAGCCTACCCTGAAGGCCCTGCTTAATCTTGCGGAAACTAAGACAGGAGGAACAACAATATGA
- a CDS encoding HAD-IA family hydrolase, which translates to MNRETIKREKPLFIFDMGGVVVKSFHCVHAMAASLSLTTEQFFAISASVPERDNTDNPYNIGLIRHLQEGRITETGFWNSFQEATKTAFPYINLKIPEAYLRGEASLWGAYFYPQRDRAVWSILEQLKKQGYRVVCGTNTLEAHYRYHKKQGDYDIFDRVYASHEMGLIKPEGSFWQYILESEGFPAAQAFFVDDLEENAQAAERLGLRVHRFIDAAGLEQALSVQGYL; encoded by the coding sequence ATGAATCGTGAAACGATAAAGAGAGAAAAGCCGCTTTTCATTTTTGATATGGGAGGGGTAGTCGTAAAGAGCTTTCATTGCGTACATGCCATGGCGGCATCCCTTTCCTTAACGACTGAACAATTTTTTGCAATTTCAGCTTCCGTTCCAGAGCGGGACAATACGGATAATCCCTATAATATAGGCTTAATCCGCCATCTTCAGGAAGGACGTATCACCGAAACTGGCTTTTGGAATAGCTTTCAGGAAGCTACCAAAACCGCATTTCCGTACATCAACCTGAAAATTCCTGAGGCTTACCTGCGGGGCGAGGCTTCCCTTTGGGGGGCCTATTTTTATCCTCAGCGAGACCGGGCTGTCTGGTCAATTCTGGAACAGCTTAAAAAGCAGGGCTATCGTGTTGTGTGCGGTACCAACACCTTAGAAGCCCATTACCGGTACCATAAAAAGCAGGGGGACTACGATATTTTTGATCGGGTCTACGCTTCCCACGAAATGGGACTCATTAAACCGGAAGGGTCCTTTTGGCAGTACATTCTGGAATCGGAGGGTTTTCCTGCGGCCCAGGCCTTTTTTGTGGATGATTTAGAGGAAAATGCCCAGGCCGCAGAGCGGCTCGGGCTGAGGGTACACCGTTTTATCGATGCCGCTGGTTTGGAACAGGCCCTGTCTGTCCAGGGGTATCTGTAG
- a CDS encoding aldolase/citrate lyase family protein, whose protein sequence is MLEIEQKLLDQLFLMKEEYHIKGIKAEFEAEGTSYQDMVRLRRLTLQAGVKLFVKIGGVEAVRDLKDCLELGVDGIIAPMVESPFGIKKFLDAYGSVFPAKGHHLAINIETKQAVMLLGEILATAYPAIDAITIGRTDLSASYFDPEVTPDSDFIWETIEAIIESAADRFAITVGGNISNLTQEKMPLYPLATKTVQYVETRKVIIPTEAFLANRSALLDALWFEELFILSRKEIADRFLAPDLKRLDKLAQRSSQPVESTAKK, encoded by the coding sequence AATGAAAGAGGAATACCATATAAAGGGTATTAAGGCTGAGTTTGAGGCAGAGGGTACGAGCTACCAGGATATGGTCCGCCTGCGGCGGCTTACCCTGCAGGCGGGGGTGAAACTGTTCGTAAAGATCGGCGGGGTCGAAGCGGTCCGGGACCTGAAGGATTGTCTTGAGCTTGGGGTAGATGGCATCATCGCCCCCATGGTAGAAAGCCCCTTCGGCATAAAAAAATTCCTCGACGCCTATGGGTCGGTGTTCCCCGCCAAGGGCCACCATCTAGCCATCAATATAGAAACAAAACAGGCCGTAATGCTTCTCGGCGAAATTCTAGCCACCGCCTATCCCGCCATCGATGCCATTACGATCGGCCGGACCGACTTGAGCGCCTCCTACTTTGACCCGGAGGTTACCCCGGACAGTGACTTTATATGGGAAACCATAGAGGCAATCATCGAATCTGCCGCAGACCGTTTTGCAATTACGGTGGGCGGAAACATTTCGAACCTTACCCAGGAAAAGATGCCCCTGTATCCGCTCGCCACTAAAACCGTACAATATGTGGAAACCCGGAAGGTCATCATCCCCACCGAGGCGTTCCTGGCCAACCGCTCAGCCCTGCTGGATGCCCTCTGGTTCGAAGAACTCTTTATCCTGTCACGAAAAGAAATTGCGGACCGTTTTCTTGCACCGGATCTGAAACGGCTGGATAAGCTTGCCCAGCGAAGCAGTCAGCCCGTGGAAAGCACTGCAAAGAAGTAA